One region of Corvus moneduloides isolate bCorMon1 chromosome 1, bCorMon1.pri, whole genome shotgun sequence genomic DNA includes:
- the LOC116442849 gene encoding C-C chemokine receptor type 8-like — translation MNPTSQFLGTTEYDYGYDENTAPCNEGNNFRRFKSLLLPILYCLVFVFCLLGNSLVLWVLLTRKRLTTMTDICLLNLAASDLLFVVPLPFQAHYASDQWVFGNAMCKIMAGIYYTGFYSGIFFITLMSVDRYIAIVHAVYAMRIRTATYGIIISLILWLVAGLASVPNIMFSQELEIEQALQCVPTYPPGDNTWKVASQFAANILGLLIPFSILVCCYTQILKNLQKCKNQNKVKAIKMIFIIVIVFFLFWTPFNIALFLDSLQSLHIINDCKASSQIALALQLTETISFIHCCLNPIIYAFAGVTFKAHLKGLLQSCGRVLSSPAGGAGAGQSFSAPTQLSGWSDSAGAL, via the coding sequence ATGAATCCCACCAGCCAATTCCTTGGCACAACAGAATATGACTATGGATACGATGAAAACACTGCTCCGTGCAACGAAGGAAACAATTTCCGCAGGTTTAAATCCCTCCTTCTACCAATTCTTTACTGCCTCGTGTTTGTCTTCTGCCTCCTGGGAAACTCCTTGGTCCTCTGGGTTCTCCTGACCAGGAAAAGGCTGACAACAATGACTGACATCTGCCTGCTGAACCTCGCAGCCTCTGATCTGCTCTTTGTTGTGCCTCTCCCTTTCCAAGCCCACTATGCTTCAGACCAGTGGGTTTTTGGCAATGCCATGTGCAAGATAATGGCTGGCATTTACTACACAGGTTTTTATAGCGGTATTTTCTTTATAACCCTGATGAGTGTAGACAGGTACATAGCAATTGTCCATGCTGTCTATGCCATGAGGATACGGACAGCCACTTATGGCATAATTATCAGTTTGATTCTGTGGCTGGTGGCTGGCTTGGCTTCTGTGCCCAACATCATGttcagccaggagctggagattGAGCAGGCTTTGCAGTGTGTCCCCACATACCCCCCAGGTGACAATACCTGGAAGGTTGCTTCTCAGTTTGCAGCCAACATCTTAGGCCTCTTGATTCCCTTTAGCATCCTTGTTTGCTGCTACACTCAGATActaaaaaacctgcaaaaatgcaaaaaccaaaacaaggtCAAGGCGATCAAGATGATCTTCATCATCGtcattgttttcttcctcttctggacTCCCTTCAACATCGCGCTGTTCCTCGactctctgcagagcctgcaCATCATCAATGACTGCAAGGCGAGCTCCCAGATAGCGCTGGCCCTGCAGCTGACAGAAACCATCTCCTTCATCCACTGCTGCCTGAACCCCATCATCTACGCCTTCGCTGGCGTGACATTCAAGGCCCATCTTAAAGGACTCCTTCAGTCCTGTGGCCGTGTCCTCTCCAGCCCTGCCGGAGGTGCCGGGGCTGGACAGTCATTTTCAGCACCCACCCAGCTCTCTGGCTGGTCTGACAGTGCAGGGGCCCTGTGA